A genomic window from Camelina sativa cultivar DH55 chromosome 2, Cs, whole genome shotgun sequence includes:
- the LOC104723824 gene encoding zinc finger CCHC domain-containing protein 10-like gives MSDAKNENTQVAADRIKAATLSAAKGLSRTQAERAAAAAARNVNAYGQKEEGPSRWQEKRELKRQMYLMSTEKAVRLGERKDKSMSAASAGSASTASQCQKCCQTGHWTYECKNERVYISRPSRTQQLKNPKLRMKPSIDDLDGNDNDDEERPDAATNGKGDVERRSKKSKRKHRSKSDSGSDSEASVFESSGESSSGYSSSSDSEEERRRRRRKAKKSKKKQKQRKERRRRYSSSSSESSESESASDSESDEDRSSRKKKSKRHSNKRR, from the coding sequence ATGTCTGATGCAAAGAATGAGAATACACAAGTTGCAGCTGATAGAATCAAGGCTGCAACACTCTCTGCTGCTAAAGGTCTGAGTCGTACACAAGCTGAGCGAGCAGCTGCTGCAGCGGCGAGAAACGTTAACGCTTAtggtcaaaaagaagaaggtcCAAGTAGATGGCAGGAGAAAAGGGAACTAAAGAGGCAGATGTATTTGATGAGTACTGAGAAAGCTGTTAGGCTTGGTGAAAGGAAAGACAAGTCCATGTCAGCAGCTTCCGCTGGAAGTGCCTCCACGGCTTCACAGTGCCAGAAATGTTGTCAGACTGGACACTGGACGTATGAGTGCAAGAACGAGAGGGTTTACATCTCGAGGCCTTCCAGAACCCAgcagcttaagaaccctaagctGAGGATGAAGCCTTCTATTGATGATCTTGATGgtaatgataatgatgatgaagaaaggcCTGATGCTGCAACTAACGGGAAAGGAGATGTTGAGAGGCGGTCTAAGAAGAGTAAGAGGAAGCACAGGTCAAAGTCTGATTCTGGAAGTGACAGTGAAGCCTCTGTGTTTGAATCATCTGGAGAGAGTAGTTCAGGATACAGTTCATCTTCTGACTCTGAGGAggaaaggaggaggaggagaaggaaggcaaagaagagcaagaagaagcaaaagcagAGGAAAGAAAGGCGAAGAAGGTACAGCTCTTCTTCATCTGAGTCATCTGAGTCAGAGTCAGCTTCGGACTCTGAATCTGATGAAGACAGAAGcagtaggaagaagaagagcaagaggCACAGCAACAAACGCCGTTGA
- the LOC104723798 gene encoding putative SMEK homolog 3 isoform X1, translating into MMEDFGDKCVDIIQNVLGLGGAQVQFTDDQKKMQGNILDIFCEKHLPELADFIMASCPERPGDTVGSHRGAKSEVLLAICELMCSCVQLDPSRKNFLHNNVTEKVLLLTRRKETFLVAAAVRFVSNLLSVHNDNVQSYIVENNTLKPIIDVFAADGHRDNLLSSAVLALLVHIYKVPIFSSFSLSVFRGVPSVHITVLRVQYNAVLAKYVVGTFWDQLAPFEHLTSIQDFKTTYVGLIESRRPKSTNEQSDMIQYGSALDEEKSAEPQNSNVTAARTAMKEAEPHSSNVIAAASSGASSTQMEEAEPHSSNVIAASSACQSKRSGGLVDYEDSESDEDCREIDQQEQRKRPRLSPTSEENKKSSQEQGGEAKEPGEL; encoded by the exons ATGATGGAAGATTTTGGTGATAAATGTGTGGACATTATTCAAAATGTACTGGGATTAGGTGGAGCTCAGGTGCAATTCACCGATGATCAGAAGAAGATG CAAGGGaacattttggatattttctgtgAGAAGCATCTACCTGAGTTAGCTGATTTCATAATGGCCTCATGTCCTGAAAGACCCGGCGATACAGTTGGCAGCCATCGTGGGGCAAAGAGCGAAGTCCTATTGGCGATTTGTGAATTGATGTGCTCTTGCGTTCAGCTGGATCCATCCAGGAAAAA TTTTCTCCATAACAATGTGACAGAAAAGGTTTTGCTTCTCACACGAAGAAAGGAAACATTCCTAGTGGCTGCGGCGGTGCGATTTGTCAGCAATCTCCTCTCTGTCCAT AATGATAATGTTCAGAGTTACATTGTCGAGAACAACACGCTGAAACCAATTATAGATGTTTTTGCTGCCGATGGTCACCGAGACAATCTGCTGAGTTCTGCTGTCTTAGCGCTTCTTGTGCACATATACAAGGTTCCTATATTTTCATCCTTTTCTCTTTCAGTTTTTAGGGGTGTTCCCTCTGTACATATTACTGTTTTGCGTGTGCAGTACAATGCAGTGTTGGCCAAATATGTAGTTGGTACATTTTGGGACCAGTTAGCTCCATTTGAGCACCTGACTTCCATCCAGGATTTCAAAACGACATATGTGGGG CTCATAGAAAGTAGGAGACCAAAGAGCACCAATGAACAATCTGATATGATACAATATGGGAGTGCTCTGGATGAAGAAAAGTCAGCTGAGCCACAAAATTCCAATGTCACTGCTGCAAGGACTGCGATGAAAGAAGCTGAGCCTCATAGTTCCAATGTCATAGCCGCTGCAAGTTCTGGTGCTTCTAGTACACAGATGGAAGAAGCTGAGCCTCATAGTTCCAATGTCATAGCTGCAAGTTCTGCTTGTCAGAG CAAGAGGTCTGGAGGTTTGGTTGATTATGAGGATAGCGAAAGTGATGAAGACTGTAGAGAAATTGATCAGCAAGAGCAGCGTAAAAGACCGAGGCTCTCTCCAACAagtgaagaaaataagaagtCCTCCCAAGAACAAGGTGGGGAAGCTAAGGAACCTGGAGAACTCTAG
- the LOC104723798 gene encoding putative SMEK homolog 3 isoform X2, with translation MMEDFGDKCVDIIQNVLGLGGAQVQFTDDQKKMQGNILDIFCEKHLPELADFIMASCPERPGDTVGSHRGAKSEVLLAICELMCSCVQLDPSRKNFLHNNVTEKVLLLTRRKETFLVAAAVRFVSNLLSVHNDNVQSYIVENNTLKPIIDVFAADGHRDNLLSSAVLALLVHIYKYNAVLAKYVVGTFWDQLAPFEHLTSIQDFKTTYVGLIESRRPKSTNEQSDMIQYGSALDEEKSAEPQNSNVTAARTAMKEAEPHSSNVIAAASSGASSTQMEEAEPHSSNVIAASSACQSKRSGGLVDYEDSESDEDCREIDQQEQRKRPRLSPTSEENKKSSQEQGGEAKEPGEL, from the exons ATGATGGAAGATTTTGGTGATAAATGTGTGGACATTATTCAAAATGTACTGGGATTAGGTGGAGCTCAGGTGCAATTCACCGATGATCAGAAGAAGATG CAAGGGaacattttggatattttctgtgAGAAGCATCTACCTGAGTTAGCTGATTTCATAATGGCCTCATGTCCTGAAAGACCCGGCGATACAGTTGGCAGCCATCGTGGGGCAAAGAGCGAAGTCCTATTGGCGATTTGTGAATTGATGTGCTCTTGCGTTCAGCTGGATCCATCCAGGAAAAA TTTTCTCCATAACAATGTGACAGAAAAGGTTTTGCTTCTCACACGAAGAAAGGAAACATTCCTAGTGGCTGCGGCGGTGCGATTTGTCAGCAATCTCCTCTCTGTCCAT AATGATAATGTTCAGAGTTACATTGTCGAGAACAACACGCTGAAACCAATTATAGATGTTTTTGCTGCCGATGGTCACCGAGACAATCTGCTGAGTTCTGCTGTCTTAGCGCTTCTTGTGCACATATACAAG TACAATGCAGTGTTGGCCAAATATGTAGTTGGTACATTTTGGGACCAGTTAGCTCCATTTGAGCACCTGACTTCCATCCAGGATTTCAAAACGACATATGTGGGG CTCATAGAAAGTAGGAGACCAAAGAGCACCAATGAACAATCTGATATGATACAATATGGGAGTGCTCTGGATGAAGAAAAGTCAGCTGAGCCACAAAATTCCAATGTCACTGCTGCAAGGACTGCGATGAAAGAAGCTGAGCCTCATAGTTCCAATGTCATAGCCGCTGCAAGTTCTGGTGCTTCTAGTACACAGATGGAAGAAGCTGAGCCTCATAGTTCCAATGTCATAGCTGCAAGTTCTGCTTGTCAGAG CAAGAGGTCTGGAGGTTTGGTTGATTATGAGGATAGCGAAAGTGATGAAGACTGTAGAGAAATTGATCAGCAAGAGCAGCGTAAAAGACCGAGGCTCTCTCCAACAagtgaagaaaataagaagtCCTCCCAAGAACAAGGTGGGGAAGCTAAGGAACCTGGAGAACTCTAG
- the LOC104723790 gene encoding beta-D-xylosidase 1, with translation MSCNNNKAFLVGNKVVVILVFLLCLVHSSESLRPLFACDPANGLTRTLRFCRVNVPIHVRVQDLIGRLTLQEKIRNLVNNAAAVPRLGIGGYEWWSEALHGVSDVGPGAKFGGAFPGATSFPQVITTAASFNQSLWEEIGRVVSDEARAMYNGGVAGLTYWSPNVNILRDPRWGRGQETPGEDPIVAGKYAASYVRGLQGTAAGNRLKVAACCKHYTAYDLDNWNGVDRFHFNAKVTQQDLEDTYNVPFKSCVSEGKVASVMCSYNQVNGKPTCADENLLKNTIRGQWRLNGYIVSDCDSVDVFFNQQHYTNSPEEAAAASIKAGLDLDCGPFLAIFTEGAVKKGLLTENDINLALANTLTVQMRLGMFDGNLGPYANLGPRDVCTPAHKHLALEAAHQGIVLLKNSGRSLPLSPRRHRTVAVIGPNSDVTETMIGNYAGKACSYTTPLQGLSRYARTLHQAGCAGVACKGNQGFGAAEAAARQADATVLVMGLDQSIEAETRDRTGLLLPGFQQDLVTRVAQASRGPVILVLMSGGPIDVTFAKNDPRVAAIIWAGYPGQAGGAAIANIIFGAANPGGKLPMTWYPQDYVAKVPMTVMAMRASGNYPGRTYRFYKGPVVFPFGFGLSYTTFTHSLAKSPLAQLSVSLSNLNSANAIFNSSSHSIKVSHANCNSFPKMPVHVEVSNTGEFDGTHTVFVFAEPPKNGIKGLGVNKQLITFEKVHVTAGGKQTVQIDVDACKHLGVVDEYGKRRIPMGEHKLHIGDLKHTILVQPQL, from the exons ATgtcttgtaataataataaagcatTTTTAGTCGGCAACAAAGTCGTCGTTATACTTGTATTCCTCTTATGTTTGGTTCACTCGTCAGAGTCACTTCGCCCACTCTTTGCATGCGATCCGGCAAACGGGTTAACCCGGACGCTCCGGTTCTGTCGGGTTAACGTACCGATTCACGTGAGGGTTCAAGATTTGATCGGGAGGCTCACGTTGCAGGAGAAGATCCGTAACCTCGTCAACAATGCTGCCGCCGTGCCACGCCTCGGTATTGGAGGCTATGAGTGGTGGTCCGAAGCCCTTCACGGTGTTTCCGACGTTGGTCCCGGCGCTAAGTTCGGTGGTGCTTTTCCAGGCGCCACAAGCTTCCCACAAGTCATCACCACGGCAGCTTCTTTCAACCAGTCTCTATGGGAAGAGATCGGACGG GTGGTGTCTGATGAGGCAAGAGCTATGTACAATGGAGGCGTGGCCGGTCTGACATATTGGAGTCCAAATGTGAATATACTGAGGGATCCACGGTGGGGCCGAGGCCAAGAAACTCCTGGTGAAGATCCTATCGTTGCCGGAAAATACGCCGCCAGCTACGTCAGGGGACTTCAGGGCACCGCCGCCGGTAACCGCCTCAAAGTCGCCGCATGTTGCAAACATTACACCGCTTATGATCTTGATAACTGGAATGGCGTCGACCGTTTCCATTTCAACGCTAAG GTCACCCAACAAGATTTAGAAGACACATACAATGTACCATTCAAATCATGTGTCTCCGAAGGAAAGGTCGCAAGTGTTATGTGCTCGTACAACCAAGTCAATGGAAAGCCCACATGTGCTGATGAAAATCTCTTAAAGAACACTATTCGTGGTCAGTGGCGTCTCAATGG gtaCATTGTCTCAGATTGTGACTCTGTTGATGTTTTCTTCAACCAACAACATTACACCAACAGTCCGGAAGAAGCCGCCGCCGCCTCTATTAAAGCCG GTTTGGACTTGGACTGCGGGCCGTTTTTGGCGATTTTCACGGAAGGTGCAGTGAAGAAAGGATTGTTAACGGAGAATGACATCAATTTAGCACTTGCTAATACATTAACGGTCCAGATGAGACTTGGTATGTTTGATGGCAATCTTGGACCTTATGCTAACCTAGGGCCAAGAGATGTTTGTACTCCGGCCCATAAACATTTAGCTCTTGAAGCGGCTCATCAAGGAATTGTTCTTCTCAAAAACTCCGGCCGGTCTCTTCCACTCTCCCCTAGGCGCCATCGCACCGTCGCCGTGATTGGACCAAACTCCGATGTCACCGAGACTATGATCGGAAACTATGCAGGGAAAGCGTGCTCCTATACGACCCCTTTGCAAGGTCTCTCAAGATACGCGAGGACACTTCACCAAGCTGGTTGTGCCGGCGTGGCTTGTAAAGGAAACCAAGGATTTGGTGCGGCTGAGGCAGCGGCGCGTCAAGCCGACGCAACGGTTCTTGTGATGGGATTGGATCAGTCGATAGAGGCGGAGACACGCGATCGAACGGGGCTGCTTTTACCAGGGTTCCAACAAGACCTAGTGACCCGTGTGGCTCAAGCTTCTAGAGGTCCAGTGATTTTGGTCCTTATGAGTGGTGGACCAATCGATGTAACCTTCGCTAAGAATGATCCTCGTGTTGCTGCTATCATATGGGCTGGGTATCCGGGTCAGGCGGGTGGAGCTGCCATTGCCAATATCATCTTTGGTGCTGCTAACCCCG GAGGAAAGCTACCAATGACATGGTATCCACAAGATTATGTGGCTAAAGTGCCAATGACGGTAATGGCCATGAGAGCATCTGGAAATTACCCTGGAAGGACTTATAGATTCTACAAAGGTCCAGTGGTATTTCCATTTGGGTTCGGCTTAAGTTACACTACCTTCACTCACAGTTTAGCCAAAAGCCCATTGGCCCAACTATCAGTTTCACTCTCCAATCTCAACTCTGCCAATGCCATTTTCAACTCTTCATCACACTCTATCAAAGTGTCTCACGCCAACTGCAACTCATTTCCGAAAATGCCCGTCCACGTTGAAGTATCGAACACCGGTGAATTTGATGGAACACACACGGTTTTCGTCTTTGCCGAACCGCCGAAAAACGGAATAAAAGGATTGGGTGTGAACAAACAATTGATTACGTTTGAAAAGGTTCATGTCACGGCAGGGGGGAAACAGACAGTTCAAATTGATGTTGATGCTTGCAAGCATCTTGGTGTGGTTGATGAGTATGGAAAGAGGAGAATCCCAATGGGTGAGCATAAGCTGCACATCGGTGACCTTAAACATACTATTTTAGTCCAACCGCAACTTTGA
- the LOC104723808 gene encoding serine/threonine-protein phosphatase 4 regulatory subunit 3, with translation MATPVNSNSIQRVKVYRLNEDGQWEDRGTGYVTMDYMERSEELGLNVIDEDDNATLLEHRISTENLYKQQDDTIISWSDQELSAELALSFLETAGCTYVWNLISSMQQVLHFNALNGETFDNVISELEKLPDVNRSNLPLILKIVTKYGSADKIRLIDLMLKDDAFFQKLMAVFEACEIKNDVDGLHIMFNIVKEIISLNSSQILEIILGDQLLMKLIGCLEYNPDVPKSQQHRTFLREDVVFKEVIPFTNPLVLSKIHRTYRIRYLKDVVLKNALDDATSANLDLVINANNAAVVTLLKDDIQELFARLQSPSTSDESRNNLVFPASVISKIMVFM, from the exons ATGGCCACTCCGGTTAACTCCAATTCGATTCAG CGAGTGAAGGTTTATCGTTTGAATGAGGATGGTCAATGGGAGGATCGAGGAACTGGATACGTTACTATGGACTATATGGAG CGATCGGAAGAACTCGGCCTAAATgtcattgatgaagatgataatgcGACATTGCTTGAACACCGCATAAGCACTGAGAATCTCTACAAGCAGCAAGATG ACACAATCATCTCATGGAGTGACCAAGAGCTTTCAGCAGAGTTGGCTTTGAGCTTTCTAGAGACTGCCGGATGCACTTACGTATG GAATCTAATATCCAGTATGCAACAAGTTCTACATTTCAATGCTCTGAACG GCGAAACGTTTGACAACGTGATCAGTGAGTTAGAGAAGCTTCCTGATGTCAACCGTTCTAATCTTCCCCTAATACTCAAG ATTGTTACTAAATATGGCAGCGCCGATAAGATACGATTAATCGATCTTATGTTGAAGGAT GATGCTTTCTTTCAGAAATTGATGGCTGTATTTGAAGCCTGTGAGATCAAAAACGATGTTGATGGCCTTCACATCATGTTCAATATAGTCAAAGAAATCA TTTCGCTCAACAGTTCTCAGATCCTGGAGATTATCTTAGGGGATCAACTCTTGATGAAACTTATTGGGTGCCTTGAGT ATAATCCCGATGTTCCCAAGTCTCAACAACACCGGACTTTTCTGAGAGAGGATGTTGTTTTTAAGGAG GTTATACCATTTACGAATCCACTGGTTCTCTCGAAGATACACCGAACATATAGAATTCGTTATCTGAAG GATGTTGTTTTGAAGAATGCACTAGATGATGCTACATCCGCAAATCTAGATTTAGTAATCAATGCAAACAATGCTGCT GTTGTTACACTGCTGAAGGATGACATCCAAGAATTATTTGCAAGGCTACAGTCACCTTCTACATCTGATGAATCAAGGAATAATTTGGTATTTCCTGCATCCGTCATATCTAAGATTATGGTCTTTATGTAA